In Dehalococcoidia bacterium, the sequence GTATTGCTCTTCAATTCGCACAACAGCTCTTTACAGAATCCAGCACCCATATCCGGTGCCGGCCTGCGGAAGAAGGTGGTGTGCAGCGGCGTGATAGAGATATAGCCGTGCTCGACAGCCCAGATATCACTGCTGTCTGGCGATTGATGCTCCAGTTTGCGTCTCACCAGCCAGAAATAGTCGCGCCTTCCGTCATTGCCTTCTTCCACGCTGTCGATATGGGTTTTATGCGTCGGCTGAGTCATAACGATGCCCTTGATTTTGGGAAGCGGCACGTCCGGCAGATTTACATTGAGGAAAATGTCGCGCGGGAGAGTTCCACTTTTAATGTACCCGACCAGCAGCCGTACCAAATTTGCGGCTGTTTCCAGGTTTTCCGTATCAGAGTGTCCCACTGAAACAGCAATGGCCGGCAGGTTGCGCAGGTATCCCTGCAAGGCGGCTCCTACTGTGCCGGAGATAAGCACATCGTCACCCAGATTCTGACCGCTGTTGATGCCAGAAACCACAACTTCAGCCGTGGTAGCCAGTTTCTCAAGCGCCAGTATCACGCTGTCGCTGGGCGTACCTTCTACGCCATATGTGTTGACGTCCGGTACAATTGCAGCGACCTTACGCACTCTGAGCGGTTGGCGCAGCGTAACGCTGGTGCCGGTGGCGCTCTGCTCGCGGTCTGGGGCAACAACCACGATACTATCGATTTTCTTAAGTTCGGTGGCAAGAGTCCACAGGCCAGGGGCAAAAATTCCGTCGTCATTGCTGATAAGAATCATAGCATGTGAAGGATACCATATCGACAGATCAGGCTCAAAACAAGGAGAACCGTATTTGTTTGAAACTCGAAAACCCATTGTGCTATTATATGGCACTTGGTTGCCATAAAGATGGATATAAAAGCCAGTAATACCGCATCTGATCATAACAAATTCAAGAGTGCCCTTTTAAACAAGGACACGTTTTGTATTACATGGGAGCAGGTACCCGGGCGGGGCGCTTCCGAGAAAGAACGCGAAACCATACTGCAAAATTCCGAGCTGGCGGCACGCGGAGGGCGCATTCATGCCATCAGCGTAACTGACAGCCCTGGAGGCAGTCCGACCTTTTCAAGCGGCACGCTTGGAATTGAGATACGCAAGCTGGGTATCGAATCCCTGGTCCACCTGGCCATGCGCGATAAAAACCGCAACGAAATTGAAAGCCTTTTGTACGGCCTGGCCGCCGTAAATGTGCGTAATCTGCTGGTGATATCCGGGGATTACCCCGCCAGAGACGGGTTCGAAGGGCGCGCTCACCCGGTATTCGACCTCGACCCCACCCATGTCATGCAACTGATTGACAGGATGAATCACGGGCTCAAGTATGAGAGCATGGGCAAGACGATTACGCTGGCGCCGACGGACTTTTTCGGCGGCATAGCTGTTTCTCCCTTTAAACAACTGGAATCTGAATTGATGTGCCAGTACTATAAGCTGGACAAAAAAATCCGAGGTGGCGCCGGTTTCGTCATAAGCCAAGTAGGTTATGATGCCCGCAAGGCTCAGGAACTTATTCTGTGGCTTAAGGAAAAAGGGTATGAGATTCCGGCGCTGGCAAACATATATGCGCTCAGCTATCCCGCGGCCAAACTCATGAATGAGAATAAAATACCCGGCTGCGTGGTAACTGATAAGCTGCTGGCCCAACTGGAAGAGGAGAGAAAAGCGCCCGACAAAGGCAAATCCGCCCGTCTGCTGCGCGCCGCCAAAATGTACGCTATCGCCAGAGGCCTGGGATACAAAGGCGCCCATTTCGGCGGACACGGCATGACCTACGACATGATGGAATACATCCTGCAAAAAGGCGAGGAGCTTTATCCGAAGTGGCCTGAACTTGTAGCGGAGTTCGATTATCCCCAGCCCGATGGCTTCTACCTGTATGAGAAAGATACAAAGACCGGATTGAACACAGACAAGGCATCGAAAAGGCCGTTCAAGGGTAGGAAAACATTGCTTACAGGGTTCTCCCGCGCCCTGCATGAGATTTTCTTTAACCCGCAGCACCCGCTTTTTAAACCTTCGCAGAAGGTATTTCAAACTATAGATAGCTCAAACTGGATGCGCAAGACCTTCGAATTTCTGGAACATCAGGGCAAGGGAGTCTTTTTCGAGTGCCTGCGCTGCGGCGATTGTTCTTTGTTCGACACAGGGTATCTTTGCACCACGTCCCAGTGCCCGAAAGGCGAACGCCTGGGGCCTTGCGGCGGCAGCTTCCAGGGCTGGTGCGAGGTTTACCCGGGCAAACGCCAATGTGTGTGGGTAAGGTCTTATACCCGGCTGAAAGCCTACCGCGATGAGGATAAACTGTGCACCTTCGTTATCCCGCCGCGTGACTGGGAGCTATGGCAAACTTCCTCATGGATAAATTTCTATATGGGGCGCGACCACACCGCCAAGAGACTGGGCGTCAATCCTCCCATAAAAAAAGCCAAAAAAGCGCGCCCTGACACCAATTCCGCCTGACTCAAGCCAGTATCCCGCTTCCGTTGATTCTCTAATCTTTTGTAGAATCCCCCTTCGATTGCTGACCTGACCTTCTGCATGATACTCTACACCTATCGCCATGAAAACGAGTGACTTCGATTATCATTTA encodes:
- the surE gene encoding 5'/3'-nucleotidase SurE; this translates as MILISNDDGIFAPGLWTLATELKKIDSIVVVAPDREQSATGTSVTLRQPLRVRKVAAIVPDVNTYGVEGTPSDSVILALEKLATTAEVVVSGINSGQNLGDDVLISGTVGAALQGYLRNLPAIAVSVGHSDTENLETAANLVRLLVGYIKSGTLPRDIFLNVNLPDVPLPKIKGIVMTQPTHKTHIDSVEEGNDGRRDYFWLVRRKLEHQSPDSSDIWAVEHGYISITPLHTTFFRRPAPDMGAGFCKELLCELKSNTL
- a CDS encoding methylenetetrahydrofolate reductase, with product MDIKASNTASDHNKFKSALLNKDTFCITWEQVPGRGASEKERETILQNSELAARGGRIHAISVTDSPGGSPTFSSGTLGIEIRKLGIESLVHLAMRDKNRNEIESLLYGLAAVNVRNLLVISGDYPARDGFEGRAHPVFDLDPTHVMQLIDRMNHGLKYESMGKTITLAPTDFFGGIAVSPFKQLESELMCQYYKLDKKIRGGAGFVISQVGYDARKAQELILWLKEKGYEIPALANIYALSYPAAKLMNENKIPGCVVTDKLLAQLEEERKAPDKGKSARLLRAAKMYAIARGLGYKGAHFGGHGMTYDMMEYILQKGEELYPKWPELVAEFDYPQPDGFYLYEKDTKTGLNTDKASKRPFKGRKTLLTGFSRALHEIFFNPQHPLFKPSQKVFQTIDSSNWMRKTFEFLEHQGKGVFFECLRCGDCSLFDTGYLCTTSQCPKGERLGPCGGSFQGWCEVYPGKRQCVWVRSYTRLKAYRDEDKLCTFVIPPRDWELWQTSSWINFYMGRDHTAKRLGVNPPIKKAKKARPDTNSA